A single genomic interval of Anopheles marshallii chromosome 2, idAnoMarsDA_429_01, whole genome shotgun sequence harbors:
- the LOC128717977 gene encoding protein qua-1-like: MKATLFFLIVVLCAVALAAPKSEQKRDGKGKGEGKGKGKGQEVMDSGSAEDGPDDSQEGSNGGKGKGGFGRMGGKGGKGGKGGKGGKGDMEDETDNSKRRMESPMGKGKNQPQKDNGKGRENGKQKGKKN, translated from the coding sequence TCGTTGTCCTGTGTGCAGTCGCCTTGGCTGCTCCAAAGTCTGAGCAGAAGAGAGATGGCAAGGGCAAAGGCGAAGGAAAGGGTAAGGGCAAGGGCCAGGAGGTGATGGACTCGGGTTCGGCGGAAGATGGACCGGACGATAGCCAAGAGGGAAGCAacggtggaaaaggaaaaggcgGATTTGGTCGAATGGGCGGAAAGGGCGGAAAGGGTGGAAAGGGTGGAAAGGGCGGAAAGGGCGACATGGAAGACGAGACTGACAACTCTAAACGCCGTATGGAGAGCCCGATGGGAAAGGGAAAGAACCAGCCCCAGAAGGACAATGGAAAGGGTcgtgaaaatggaaagcagAAGGGCAAGAAGAACTAA